A genomic stretch from Pontivivens ytuae includes:
- a CDS encoding class I SAM-dependent DNA methyltransferase: MTPDAFIRTWSGNPLSERSSAQAHFIALCGLLGVEPPSPTTAGRFEFEKGAAKTTGGDGWADVWLKDAFAWEYKKAKADLDAAYAQVQRYAPALDNPPLLIVSDTQEIVIRTAFTGAVQERHDIAIEDLRGADARDLLRRAFQEPRSFRPRRTRADLTEDAAATFADLALRLRQAGHDAPVVAHFVNRLVFCMFAEDVRLLPEKMFEKMVFASDPGTFEENCRTLFAAMAHRGGRVGFTPIPWFNGGLFDDDAALPVDAGDIAMLRKAAKMDWSQIDASLLGTLFERGLDPGKRSQLGAHYTDAAKIMQIVEPVVLRPLKTEWDAARATIAAALEEERAASAEAATTRAAAKAGAATRRANRAHDRATRAHLGFLERLRGVRVLDPACGSGNFLNLTLTALKDLEHRANLDAEAMGLPRPAPSVGPECVVGIELSPYAAELARVSTWIAEIQWMRRNGFEASTDPILKPLGTIECRDAVLAGDGTPAEWPEAEFIVGNPPFLGNKRMIAELGEDYAKALRAAWPDVPGGVDLVAYWVASAWRAVEAGRTRRVGLVTTNSIRGGANRSVLAAPAEAGAIFEAWSDEPWTVAGAAVRVSMVMLASPGEATPESGAETPRLDGREVDRIAADLTAGLDLTGAFRLEENERVCFQGVKFVGRFDVTRELAADWLKAPKNPNGRPNSDVIRRYVTGNDLTKQRPAERWVIDFEADRTADEASFYEGPFERILSEVKRGRDTNSRKSRRENWWKHGELNRGMRSALGDLDRFIVTAEVSKHRAFLWLDHGMLITGSIYAIARDDDTTFGILHSRFHEAWSLRMGTFLGKGNDPRYTPSTTFETFPFPEGLTPDIPAANYAGDPRAQAIADAAADLNHKREAWLNPPDLVRRVPEVVEGYPDRLLPIDDTAAKELKKRTLTNLYNARPAWLAGLHARLDAAVAAAYGWPEDIAEDDALARLLELNRERSGQ, encoded by the coding sequence GTGACGCCCGACGCCTTCATCCGCACCTGGTCGGGCAATCCGCTCTCGGAGCGATCCTCCGCGCAGGCGCATTTCATCGCGCTCTGCGGACTTCTGGGGGTCGAGCCGCCGTCGCCTACGACGGCCGGCCGCTTCGAGTTCGAGAAGGGCGCGGCCAAGACCACCGGCGGGGACGGCTGGGCGGACGTCTGGCTCAAGGACGCGTTCGCCTGGGAGTACAAGAAGGCGAAGGCCGATCTCGACGCGGCCTATGCGCAGGTCCAGCGCTACGCGCCCGCGCTCGACAACCCGCCGCTGCTGATCGTCTCGGACACGCAAGAGATCGTCATCCGCACCGCCTTCACCGGCGCCGTGCAGGAGCGGCACGACATCGCCATCGAGGATCTGCGGGGCGCGGACGCCCGCGACCTACTGCGCCGCGCCTTTCAGGAGCCGCGCAGCTTCCGCCCCCGCCGCACGCGCGCCGACCTGACCGAGGACGCCGCCGCCACGTTCGCCGACCTCGCGCTGCGGCTCCGCCAGGCCGGGCACGACGCCCCCGTCGTGGCCCATTTCGTCAACCGCCTCGTCTTCTGCATGTTCGCCGAGGACGTGCGCCTGCTGCCCGAGAAGATGTTCGAGAAGATGGTCTTCGCCTCGGACCCCGGCACCTTCGAGGAGAACTGCCGGACCCTCTTCGCGGCGATGGCGCACCGGGGCGGGCGGGTGGGCTTCACGCCGATCCCCTGGTTCAACGGCGGGCTCTTCGACGACGACGCGGCCCTGCCCGTGGACGCGGGCGACATCGCGATGCTCCGCAAGGCCGCCAAGATGGACTGGAGTCAGATCGACGCCTCCCTCCTCGGCACGCTCTTCGAGCGGGGGCTCGATCCGGGCAAGCGCAGCCAGCTCGGCGCGCACTACACCGACGCGGCCAAGATCATGCAGATCGTGGAGCCCGTCGTCCTGCGCCCGCTCAAGACGGAGTGGGACGCCGCCCGCGCCACCATCGCCGCCGCCCTAGAGGAAGAGCGCGCCGCCAGCGCCGAGGCCGCCACCACGCGGGCGGCCGCCAAGGCGGGGGCGGCGACGCGCCGGGCGAACCGCGCGCACGACCGGGCGACGCGCGCGCATCTGGGCTTCCTGGAGCGGCTGCGCGGGGTGCGGGTGCTCGACCCGGCCTGCGGGTCGGGCAACTTCCTCAACCTGACGCTGACGGCGCTGAAGGACCTCGAGCACCGGGCGAACCTCGATGCCGAGGCGATGGGCCTGCCCCGCCCGGCCCCCTCGGTCGGCCCCGAATGCGTGGTGGGGATCGAGCTGAGCCCCTATGCCGCCGAGCTGGCGCGCGTCTCGACCTGGATCGCCGAGATCCAGTGGATGCGCCGCAACGGGTTCGAGGCGTCGACCGACCCGATCCTGAAGCCCTTGGGCACCATCGAATGCCGCGACGCGGTGCTGGCCGGTGACGGCACGCCCGCCGAATGGCCCGAGGCCGAGTTCATCGTCGGCAACCCGCCGTTCCTGGGCAACAAGCGCATGATCGCCGAGCTGGGCGAGGACTACGCCAAGGCCCTGCGCGCGGCCTGGCCGGACGTGCCGGGGGGCGTGGACCTCGTGGCCTACTGGGTCGCGTCGGCGTGGCGCGCGGTCGAAGCGGGGCGGACGCGCCGCGTCGGGCTGGTGACGACCAACTCGATCCGGGGCGGGGCCAACCGCTCGGTGCTGGCCGCCCCGGCCGAGGCGGGCGCGATCTTCGAGGCCTGGTCCGACGAGCCGTGGACGGTGGCCGGCGCCGCGGTGCGGGTGTCGATGGTGATGCTGGCATCGCCAGGGGAGGCGACGCCCGAGAGCGGCGCGGAAACGCCCCGTTTGGATGGCCGCGAGGTCGACCGCATCGCGGCGGACCTGACGGCGGGATTGGACCTGACGGGGGCGTTTAGGTTGGAGGAGAATGAGCGGGTCTGTTTCCAGGGGGTCAAGTTTGTCGGCAGGTTCGACGTAACGCGTGAACTCGCGGCTGATTGGCTCAAAGCTCCTAAAAATCCCAACGGCCGTCCGAACAGCGACGTTATCCGCCGATACGTTACTGGCAACGATCTGACAAAGCAGCGTCCGGCTGAACGTTGGGTGATCGATTTTGAAGCAGACCGAACGGCTGATGAAGCCTCATTCTACGAAGGCCCCTTTGAACGCATTCTATCCGAAGTGAAGCGGGGGCGAGACACCAATAGCCGCAAATCACGCCGTGAAAACTGGTGGAAACACGGGGAACTGAATAGGGGCATGCGTTCCGCTCTCGGGGATCTCGATCGCTTTATCGTCACGGCGGAGGTCTCGAAGCACCGCGCTTTTCTCTGGCTGGATCATGGGATGCTCATAACCGGCTCGATCTACGCCATCGCCCGCGACGACGACACCACCTTCGGCATCCTCCATTCCCGCTTTCACGAGGCGTGGTCGCTCCGTATGGGCACCTTCCTCGGCAAGGGGAACGATCCCCGCTACACCCCCTCCACCACCTTCGAGACCTTCCCCTTCCCCGAGGGCCTCACCCCCGACATTCCCGCCGCCAACTACGCGGGCGACCCCCGCGCGCAGGCCATCGCCGACGCGGCGGCGGACCTGAACCACAAGCGCGAGGCGTGGCTGAACCCGCCCGACCTCGTCCGCCGCGTCCCCGAGGTGGTCGAGGGCTATCCCGACCGCCTGCTCCCCATCGACGACACGGCGGCGAAGGAGCTGAAGAAACGCACCCTCACCAACCTCTACAACGCCCGGCCCGCCTGGCTCGCCGGCCTCCACGCCCGCCTCGACGCCGCCGTGGCCGCCGCCTACGGCTGGCCCGAGGACATCGCCGAGGACGATGCGCTCGCGCGCCTGCTGGAGTTGAATCGAGAACGTTCCGGCCAATAA
- a CDS encoding LolA family protein, translating into MERRFFIAGLGALGATGLATAGRAQGAAELERIDAYLNAMRSAQGRFVQFNSDGSQSAGQYWLRKPGLMKFEYDAPHPHVIVADGTWVAVVDRNSNDDPHRYPVGRTPLNLILRDRIDLLNTGAVQRIRKSPNQTTLVAVDPDDPDSGTLEMVFSENPLALTQWVTTNPQGQRTTIQLASMEQNMDLPRNMFSIEQEVLRR; encoded by the coding sequence ATGGAAAGACGCTTCTTCATCGCGGGCCTCGGGGCCCTTGGTGCAACCGGCCTCGCGACGGCAGGCCGGGCGCAGGGCGCGGCCGAGCTCGAACGGATCGACGCCTATCTCAATGCCATGCGCTCGGCGCAGGGTCGCTTCGTGCAGTTCAACTCCGACGGATCGCAATCCGCAGGCCAGTACTGGCTCAGGAAGCCCGGGCTGATGAAGTTCGAGTACGACGCGCCGCACCCGCACGTGATCGTGGCCGACGGCACCTGGGTCGCCGTGGTCGATCGCAACTCAAATGACGATCCGCACCGCTATCCGGTCGGGCGCACGCCGCTGAACCTCATCCTGCGCGACCGCATCGATCTGTTGAACACCGGGGCGGTGCAGCGCATCCGCAAATCGCCCAACCAGACCACGCTGGTCGCCGTCGATCCCGACGATCCGGACAGCGGCACGCTGGAGATGGTGTTCTCCGAGAACCCGCTCGCGCTGACGCAATGGGTGACTACGAATCCGCAAGGTCAGAGAACAACGATCCAGCTCGCCTCGATGGAGCAGAACATGGATCTGCCGCGCAACATGTTCTCGATCGAGCAGGAGGTTCTGCGCCGCTGA
- a CDS encoding recombinase family protein: MRRIRCAIYTRKSSEEGLEQDFNSLDAQREACEAYVASQRHEGWELVPERFDDGGISGGHLDRPALTRLLRAVEARQIDQIVVYKVDRLTRALADFAKLVERLDAVEASFVSVTQSFNTSTSMGRLTLNVLLSFAQFEREVTAERIRDKIAASKKRGLWMGSIPPLGYRPDGRTLAIDPEEAQVVEALYGLYRNLGCLSRVQAEAARPEDAASDGRGWRTRRWTALWAGAHPSHPDQPGLCRSHPP, from the coding sequence ATGCGCCGGATCCGATGTGCGATCTACACCCGCAAGAGCTCTGAGGAGGGGCTGGAGCAAGACTTCAACTCCCTTGATGCCCAGCGGGAGGCCTGCGAGGCCTATGTGGCGAGCCAGCGCCACGAGGGTTGGGAACTGGTCCCCGAGCGCTTCGATGATGGGGGGATCTCGGGTGGTCATCTCGATCGCCCCGCTCTGACCCGCCTGCTGCGCGCGGTCGAGGCGCGGCAGATTGACCAGATCGTTGTCTACAAGGTCGACAGGCTGACCCGCGCGCTGGCCGACTTCGCAAAGCTCGTCGAGCGACTCGACGCGGTGGAGGCCTCCTTCGTCTCCGTCACGCAGAGCTTCAACACCTCGACCAGCATGGGGCGGCTGACGCTGAACGTGCTCCTGTCCTTCGCGCAGTTCGAGCGGGAAGTCACGGCAGAGCGGATTCGCGACAAGATCGCGGCTTCGAAGAAGAGGGGCCTGTGGATGGGCAGCATCCCACCGCTCGGCTATCGACCCGATGGGCGGACCCTCGCGATCGACCCCGAGGAAGCCCAAGTCGTTGAGGCGCTCTATGGTCTCTATCGCAACCTGGGTTGTCTGAGCCGCGTGCAGGCGGAGGCGGCGCGGCCTGAGGACGCGGCCTCGGACGGGCGAGGATGGCGAACGAGACGGTGGACGGCCCTTTGGGCGGGCGCACATCCATCACATCCTGACCAACCCGGTCTATGCCGGTCGCATCCGCCATAA
- a CDS encoding TIGR02186 family protein, protein MIRLALLLMLLLTPARGEEIVAGLSQNQVSITAFFEGSEIFVFGAVKRDAPPPADAGPLQVLVSIVGPVDPVTVRRKARVAGVWVNRDTVVVDRAPYFYANASTVALREMLSHTDQMRHRIGLEWQVVLRDAPADIEDTPAFREAVIRQRTQEGLYRELPGAVRLTDETLFDVSVRLPANLVEGDYLARVFLTRDKAVISTFETQIAVRKSGIEDWTFRLAQERPLIYGLLSVALALSLGWLAASLFRYLRN, encoded by the coding sequence ATGATCCGTCTCGCCCTTCTCCTGATGCTCCTGCTGACCCCGGCGCGGGGGGAGGAGATCGTGGCGGGCCTCAGCCAGAACCAGGTCTCGATCACCGCCTTCTTCGAAGGGTCGGAGATCTTCGTCTTCGGCGCGGTCAAGCGCGACGCCCCGCCGCCCGCGGATGCCGGGCCGCTGCAGGTCCTCGTCTCCATCGTCGGGCCTGTCGATCCGGTGACGGTGCGGCGCAAGGCGCGGGTGGCGGGCGTCTGGGTGAACCGCGACACGGTGGTGGTGGACCGCGCGCCCTACTTCTACGCCAACGCCTCGACCGTGGCGCTGCGGGAGATGCTGAGCCACACGGACCAGATGCGCCACCGCATCGGGCTGGAGTGGCAGGTGGTGCTGCGCGACGCGCCTGCCGATATCGAGGATACGCCGGCCTTTCGCGAGGCGGTCATCCGCCAGCGCACACAGGAGGGGCTCTACCGCGAGCTTCCCGGTGCGGTGCGCCTGACCGACGAGACGCTCTTCGACGTCTCCGTCCGCCTGCCGGCCAACCTGGTGGAGGGCGACTACCTTGCCCGCGTGTTCCTGACCCGCGACAAGGCCGTGATCTCCACCTTCGAGACGCAGATCGCGGTGCGCAAGAGCGGCATCGAGGACTGGACCTTCCGCCTCGCCCAGGAACGCCCGCTGATCTACGGGCTGCTATCCGTGGCGCTGGCGCTGTCGCTGGGATGGCTGGCGGCGAGCCTGTTCAGGTATCTGCGAAACTGA
- a CDS encoding sulfite exporter TauE/SafE family protein, with translation MQLYLPIAEVSINLFLLLGLGGLVGVLSGMFGVGGGFLLTPLLIFIGIPPAVAVATQAPQITGLSLSGALAHLRRRTVDVRMGCVLLAGGIVGSAIGVDIFRRLSEIGQIELMVTLSYVIFLGIIGSLMFVESLQALRRTQRNQPVRRRKRHGWVHGLPLKMRFRTSNLYISAIPPFGVGLFVGILAAIMGVGGGFIMVPAMIYLLGMPTAVVIGTSLFQIMFVTAFTTVMHATQNYTVDTLLALILLLGGVVGAQIGAQIAVKLRAEQVRILLAGLVLVVCLKLAYDLVVMPADLYTITSA, from the coding sequence ATGCAGCTTTATCTCCCGATCGCCGAGGTTTCGATCAACCTCTTCCTCCTGTTGGGATTGGGCGGTCTGGTCGGGGTGCTGTCGGGGATGTTCGGCGTGGGGGGCGGGTTTCTCCTCACACCGTTGCTGATCTTCATCGGGATCCCGCCCGCCGTAGCCGTGGCGACACAGGCGCCGCAGATCACCGGGCTCAGCCTTTCGGGCGCCTTGGCGCATCTGCGGCGGCGCACGGTGGACGTACGGATGGGCTGCGTGCTGCTGGCCGGCGGCATCGTGGGGTCGGCCATCGGCGTCGACATCTTCCGCAGGCTCAGCGAGATCGGGCAGATCGAGCTGATGGTGACGCTGAGCTACGTCATCTTCCTCGGTATCATCGGTTCCTTGATGTTCGTCGAGAGCCTGCAGGCGCTGCGGCGCACCCAGCGCAACCAGCCGGTACGGCGGCGCAAGCGGCATGGCTGGGTGCATGGCCTGCCGCTGAAGATGCGGTTCCGGACGTCGAACCTCTACATCTCCGCCATCCCGCCTTTCGGCGTCGGGCTCTTCGTCGGCATTCTCGCGGCAATCATGGGGGTCGGCGGCGGCTTCATCATGGTGCCGGCGATGATCTATCTCCTGGGCATGCCCACGGCAGTGGTGATCGGGACCTCGCTCTTCCAGATCATGTTCGTGACCGCCTTCACCACGGTGATGCACGCGACGCAGAACTACACGGTGGACACGCTGCTGGCGCTGATCCTGCTGCTCGGCGGCGTCGTGGGCGCACAGATCGGCGCGCAGATCGCGGTGAAGCTGCGGGCGGAGCAGGTGCGCATCCTGCTGGCCGGGCTGGTGCTGGTCGTGTGTCTCAAGCTCGCCTATGACCTCGTCGTCATGCCTGCCGATCTCTACACGATCACGTCGGCATGA
- a CDS encoding sensor histidine kinase produces the protein MFHSLAGRVIALTIIFVMIAEVAIFVPSISRFRADYLQERLERAQIASLALLATPDDMVAPALEEELLANAGVTNIVLRRDFMRELILASPMPEPIAETYDLRGAGPFVLIRDAFQLLLYGGDRMIRVIGLPVQGGGTAIEITVPETPMRDALIAYGLRILVLSLIISLITASLLLIAVNRFIGRPIKRVVGHMAAFREDYENPERIIRPESRLREFRDAEQAMSDMQTQLISALKQKDRLAALGEAVAKISHDLRNILTTTSLLADRLETSADPRVRRTAPKLVGSLSRAVTLCESTLSFGRAEEAPPEKRIVDLSALVADVFEAELLARPDCTVSFENAVPARMRIEADPEQLYRVILNLVRNARQAMENQPGGGQIRIEGTDMGDMAEILICDTGPGLPTKAIEHLFKPFQGGQRRGGTGLGLAISSELVRGHGGRLELAETSTNGTTFRIVLPSRDLKVVRPAEISPLQSLAGGDR, from the coding sequence ATGTTCCATTCGCTGGCAGGACGCGTCATCGCGTTGACGATCATCTTCGTGATGATCGCGGAGGTCGCGATCTTCGTCCCCTCCATCTCCCGCTTCCGCGCCGACTACCTGCAGGAGCGGCTGGAGCGGGCGCAGATCGCCTCCCTCGCCTTGCTCGCCACACCAGACGACATGGTCGCCCCCGCGCTGGAGGAGGAGCTGCTGGCCAATGCGGGTGTCACCAACATCGTGTTGCGCCGCGACTTCATGCGCGAACTCATACTCGCCTCCCCCATGCCCGAACCGATTGCGGAGACCTATGACCTGCGCGGCGCCGGGCCCTTCGTGCTGATCCGCGACGCGTTCCAGCTCCTCCTCTATGGCGGCGACCGGATGATCCGTGTGATCGGCCTGCCGGTCCAGGGCGGCGGAACGGCGATCGAGATCACGGTGCCCGAGACGCCGATGCGCGACGCGCTGATCGCCTATGGCCTCCGGATCCTCGTGCTGTCGCTCATCATCTCGCTCATCACCGCGAGCCTTCTGCTGATCGCCGTCAACCGCTTCATCGGACGGCCGATCAAGCGGGTCGTGGGGCACATGGCGGCCTTCCGCGAGGACTACGAGAACCCCGAGCGCATCATCCGGCCCGAGTCGCGTCTGCGTGAGTTCCGCGATGCGGAGCAGGCGATGTCCGACATGCAGACGCAGCTCATTTCGGCCCTGAAGCAGAAGGACCGGCTCGCAGCACTTGGCGAGGCGGTGGCGAAGATCAGCCACGATCTGCGCAACATCCTGACCACCACGAGCCTGCTGGCCGACCGCCTGGAGACCTCGGCCGACCCGCGGGTGCGCCGCACGGCGCCGAAGCTCGTGGGCTCCCTCAGCCGCGCCGTCACCCTGTGCGAGAGCACGCTGAGCTTCGGCCGGGCGGAGGAGGCGCCGCCGGAAAAGCGGATCGTGGATCTCAGCGCGCTGGTCGCCGACGTGTTCGAGGCGGAGCTCCTCGCCCGCCCCGACTGCACGGTCAGCTTCGAGAACGCGGTCCCCGCCCGCATGCGGATCGAGGCGGATCCCGAGCAGCTCTACCGCGTGATCCTCAACCTCGTGCGCAATGCCCGCCAGGCGATGGAGAACCAGCCCGGCGGCGGCCAGATCCGGATCGAGGGCACGGATATGGGCGACATGGCCGAGATCCTGATCTGCGATACCGGCCCCGGCCTGCCGACCAAGGCGATTGAACATCTCTTCAAACCGTTCCAGGGCGGACAGCGGCGCGGGGGCACCGGGCTGGGCCTTGCCATCTCCTCCGAACTGGTGCGAGGGCATGGGGGACGGCTGGAGCTGGCGGAGACCTCGACCAACGGCACGACCTTCCGGATCGTGCTGCCGTCACGTGATCTGAAGGTCGTCCGCCCGGCCGAGATTTCGCCCTTGCAAAGCCTCGCGGGCGGCGATAGGTAG
- a CDS encoding DUF3489 domain-containing protein, translated as MTNATKPDELPTTQTAKKPTPTRESQATELRQMLARRNGATITQLQERFGWQPHSARAAISMLRKSGEHVERVATPKGSVYRLRKAPDGAGSEA; from the coding sequence ATGACGAACGCCACAAAGCCCGACGAGCTGCCAACGACCCAGACAGCGAAGAAGCCGACGCCGACGAGGGAGAGCCAAGCAACTGAGCTGCGGCAAATGCTTGCGCGCCGCAATGGTGCCACCATCACGCAGCTGCAAGAGCGCTTCGGCTGGCAGCCGCATAGTGCGCGCGCGGCAATCTCAATGCTGAGGAAAAGTGGCGAACACGTGGAGCGGGTCGCCACTCCGAAGGGTTCTGTTTATCGTCTTCGCAAAGCGCCCGATGGCGCCGGGTCCGAGGCATGA
- a CDS encoding GNAT family N-acetyltransferase gives MITRQAAPDEADAVASIARASRAHFLPYLPVLHSPEEDRAHFRGRVFSKCEVWVAEGEAGPIGFCAFREGWIDHLYLLPPYVGRSIGTALLNRAKDRHAYLQLWVFQQNSRAIRFYERNGFRKVRETDGASNEEKVPDALYEWHLEP, from the coding sequence ATGATAACGAGGCAAGCCGCTCCGGACGAAGCGGACGCCGTTGCGTCCATAGCCCGCGCTTCGCGCGCGCACTTCCTGCCCTACCTGCCCGTGTTGCACTCCCCTGAAGAAGACAGGGCGCATTTCCGGGGCAGGGTGTTCTCCAAGTGCGAGGTCTGGGTGGCCGAGGGCGAAGCCGGGCCGATCGGTTTCTGCGCCTTCCGAGAGGGCTGGATCGACCATCTCTACCTCCTTCCGCCCTATGTCGGCAGATCGATCGGCACGGCTCTTCTGAACCGGGCAAAGGACCGCCACGCCTACCTGCAACTCTGGGTCTTTCAGCAGAACAGCCGCGCCATCCGCTTCTATGAGCGCAACGGTTTTCGAAAGGTCCGGGAGACTGATGGGGCATCCAATGAGGAGAAGGTCCCGGACGCGCTGTACGAATGGCACCTGGAGCCATGA
- a CDS encoding antitoxin has protein sequence MPRLSIDITPEEHQKLKAIAALRGQSIKEFVLKRTLGDVPALENMTEDEAFGALTDFLRPRIDQARRGELSTKSVADIRREARAQAGR, from the coding sequence ATGCCTCGCCTCTCGATCGACATCACCCCGGAAGAGCACCAGAAGCTCAAGGCCATCGCTGCTCTCAGAGGGCAGAGCATCAAAGAGTTCGTCCTCAAGCGAACCCTCGGTGACGTCCCTGCGCTCGAGAACATGACTGAGGACGAGGCGTTCGGCGCGCTGACCGACTTTCTGAGGCCGCGGATCGACCAGGCCCGCCGAGGGGAGCTGTCCACGAAGTCGGTTGCCGACATCCGTCGCGAGGCGCGCGCGCAAGCGGGACGGTAG
- a CDS encoding type II toxin-antitoxin system RelE/ParE family toxin produces MKTYDLTLAAEEDLRGIWDYTFGRWGLDQADTYLDRIEACCAAIGDGSAREKANDALPEDVRVLRCEHHYIFWITGDRSIVIAILHERMDLVARLKDRL; encoded by the coding sequence ATGAAGACCTACGATCTCACCCTCGCGGCGGAAGAGGACCTGCGAGGCATCTGGGACTACACCTTCGGAAGGTGGGGGCTCGACCAGGCCGACACGTACCTGGATCGGATCGAGGCGTGCTGCGCGGCAATCGGCGACGGAAGCGCCCGGGAGAAAGCGAACGACGCACTGCCCGAGGATGTACGGGTCCTTCGCTGCGAGCACCATTACATCTTCTGGATCACCGGCGACCGGTCGATCGTCATCGCGATCCTCCATGAACGGATGGACCTCGTGGCCCGGTTGAAGGACCGTCTGTGA
- a CDS encoding recombinase family protein — protein sequence MRTRPRTGEDGERDGGRPFGRAHIHHILTNPVYAGRIRHKAAVYAGQHPAIIRPDDWDAMQLKLQSDGRKARGGATQDPAIAFDREAL from the coding sequence CTGAGGACGCGGCCTCGGACGGGCGAGGATGGCGAACGAGACGGTGGACGGCCCTTTGGGCGGGCGCACATCCATCACATCCTGACCAACCCGGTCTATGCCGGTCGCATCCGCCATAAGGCAGCGGTCTATGCGGGACAGCACCCGGCGATCATCCGCCCTGACGACTGGGATGCGATGCAGCTAAAGCTGCAAAGCGACGGGCGGAAGGCGAGGGGGGGCGCAACGCAGGACCCGGCCATCGCCTTTGATCGGGAAGCTCTTTGA
- a CDS encoding iron-containing alcohol dehydrogenase has protein sequence MQGYQFETVAKLIVGPGKTAEIGALLAARGVRRVGLVTDRTVRELGLIDETLAGIEAAGLAVTIYDGTLPDPTTLMLDEACGVLAECDGITGVGGGSSLDIAKLVAVRLAGDQPLAEMFGVGNVRGVRLPLVLAPTTAGTGSEVTPISILTTETEEKMGVVSPQLLPDAAVLDARLTLGLPAAVTAATGIDAMVHAIEAYTSKHRKNPISDALAREALRLLGANIERVCAVPDDVAAREAMLLGSCLAGQAFANAPVAAVHALAYPLGGRFHVPHGLSNCLVLPEVLAFNQPAAGEMYAELAPLAFGPGVPLAEGFRALAGRLGVPTRLREVGVSHNHLPQLAEDAMKQTRLLVNNPREVTLEDARAIYEAVL, from the coding sequence ATGCAAGGCTACCAGTTCGAGACCGTGGCGAAGCTCATCGTCGGCCCCGGAAAGACCGCGGAGATCGGCGCTCTCCTGGCCGCGCGGGGTGTGCGGAGGGTCGGGCTCGTCACCGACCGGACGGTGCGGGAGCTGGGGCTGATCGACGAGACGCTGGCGGGGATCGAGGCCGCGGGGCTTGCCGTCACCATCTATGATGGCACGTTGCCCGATCCGACGACGCTGATGCTCGACGAGGCGTGCGGCGTGCTTGCCGAGTGCGACGGGATCACGGGCGTGGGCGGCGGCTCCTCCCTCGATATCGCGAAGCTCGTGGCGGTGCGCCTCGCCGGGGACCAGCCGCTGGCGGAGATGTTCGGGGTCGGGAACGTGCGCGGCGTGCGGCTGCCGCTGGTGCTGGCGCCGACCACGGCGGGGACCGGGTCGGAGGTCACGCCGATCTCGATCCTGACCACCGAGACGGAGGAGAAGATGGGCGTCGTCAGCCCGCAGCTCCTGCCGGATGCGGCGGTGCTCGATGCGCGGCTGACGCTGGGCCTGCCCGCGGCGGTGACGGCGGCGACCGGGATCGACGCGATGGTCCACGCGATCGAGGCCTATACGTCGAAGCACCGCAAGAACCCGATCTCCGACGCGCTGGCGCGGGAGGCGCTACGGCTGCTCGGTGCCAACATCGAGCGGGTTTGCGCGGTGCCCGATGACGTGGCGGCGCGCGAGGCGATGCTGCTCGGCTCCTGCCTCGCCGGGCAGGCTTTCGCGAACGCGCCGGTGGCGGCGGTCCACGCGCTCGCTTATCCGCTGGGCGGGCGGTTCCATGTGCCGCATGGGCTGTCGAACTGCCTAGTGCTGCCCGAGGTGCTCGCCTTCAACCAACCCGCGGCGGGGGAGATGTATGCGGAGCTCGCGCCGCTCGCCTTCGGGCCGGGCGTGCCGCTGGCCGAGGGCTTCCGGGCGCTGGCCGGGCGGCTCGGCGTGCCGACGCGGCTGCGCGAGGTGGGGGTGAGCCACAACCACCTGCCGCAACTCGCCGAGGACGCGATGAAGCAGACGCGGCTTTTGGTAAACAACCCCAGGGAGGTCACGCTGGAGGACGCGCGGGCGATCTACGAGGCAGTGTTGTAG
- a CDS encoding DUF2924 domain-containing protein, producing the protein MTVPTEMQPTLDAIERFDRSDCLAEWRRMFGAEPPPYLSVSFMRRVLLWKRQCDLDGDVSSNTWRTLERIADGRRVASHPKPGTELIREWNGRTYRVRVTEHGFEMEGARYRSLSAVAKRITGAHWSGPRFFGLA; encoded by the coding sequence ATGACGGTGCCCACGGAGATGCAGCCCACCCTCGACGCGATCGAGCGTTTCGACAGATCGGACTGCCTGGCGGAGTGGCGACGGATGTTTGGGGCGGAACCTCCTCCTTACCTGTCCGTGTCGTTCATGCGTCGCGTCTTGCTCTGGAAACGGCAATGCGACCTCGATGGGGATGTGTCCTCGAATACCTGGCGCACTCTGGAGCGGATCGCGGATGGGAGGCGCGTTGCATCCCACCCGAAGCCTGGCACCGAGTTGATCCGCGAATGGAATGGCCGGACATATCGGGTTCGTGTGACGGAGCATGGCTTCGAGATGGAGGGCGCGCGGTATCGCTCGCTCTCCGCCGTCGCGAAGCGGATCACCGGTGCGCATTGGTCGGGGCCGCGCTTCTTCGGGCTGGCCTGA